CCACCAACTTCTGCTAGACACAGCACAAACCGCCTCTACTCTGGGGAGGAGGAAAGTTAGGGGTGAccaacattttgacatttcttCAGCACAGGTGAGAAGACAGTGGTCAAAACGTCTGGTCACTGACCACGGTCCGGTACTGAACCTCGTATCGCTTCTGGTCCTCTGCGGCCTTCTTGATCCAAGAAATCTTCTCCTTCTTTTCCATGGCCTTCCAAGCAGCATCCATTGCATTCTGAGCTTTCTTACGGTCGCTCTGTTAAAAGCAACAGTTTAAGGTTATTGCTTCtagataatgtttttgtaaaaacaaatctttCTTTAGCATTCTGTGATTCTGCAGGGGTCtctttgtattttatgaaaaatCATTAATGTTGCTCTTACTCTGTATTTAGCCAGATAGTCTCCTATCACACTCTGCTGCCACATCTCCTCTGGAGTCTTCGGCGTTTCAGGAAGCCGTGTTTTCTTCTTACCGTCTCGCTTCTCTTTCGAAAGCCCATGTGCCCATTGATCCAGCTCAGGGTCACGACAACGTTCCTATGGCACAACAAGAAGAAACTGCTTCTCATTCTGATTCAAACAACATACCACCAGAGCATAACAGCATGCAAGTACATAAACAAGGGCATCTTGCGCATGCCCACCTTCACAGATGGTGATTTGGCCCTTAGGGGGCTGCCTGCACCCGCTATGTTCAGCTTGGTGCCTCCCAGCTTCTCCTCTATCAACACACGCTCCCGCTCCTCTTCTGGGAGACTCTGCAGAGAGACGGAGATTGAGACAAAGTGTCAAAATAAGCAAAGCCTCCCTTTAAAAGCAGGATCAGGAATTCAACAGTATCTGTTTTAATAGAATGAATTTGTAGTGCTTTGTATTTACCTCAATAAACCTCTGAATGTCAATCTCAAACTGTTTCTTTTTCTGATGAGAGAGATAAACATGTAATTTCTAGTTATAGCTAAGGCATAATGATAATGTAACAACCGTGTTATTgagaattgtaataataataaaaataataatatttattattattattattattattattattaaccattCCTGCTTTGCTGATTAACTGAAAGTGTTTACCTTCACCCTTTGTCAGTTAAAAATTTAATTGGCAATTTTGTCAGTAAATAGCaaagaatttctttttttttttttttttttttgagtaaatgtgtaatgttttttttttatctttatctttttttatctttatggtttctgaaggatcatgtaatactgaagactgaagtaatggctgctgaaaattcagctttgccatcacagttattaattacatttgaaaatttagtttgttattttgaattgtaataatattacacaatagTTTACTATAtttgctcaaataaatgcagccttggtgggcttaagagactttcaaaaacttttgaatgaataATGTATATATACGCATGTATTATATTGGCCTTTGACCACAGAGCTTCCTACAAATCAGGGTTGGCCATTATTGGTCAACCACAGAAACTTTTccaattacaattattttacataaatgtttaatattttctgttttttatttttttggtaaacaaATCAAGAGTGGACTGTTCTATCAGACCTGTTCGCATCGTTTCTGGAACATATCCTTCTCTTTCTGGGTCATCATCTTCCACTGCTTACTGCACAGCACCATTCGCTCTGTACTTGGCACGTCCTTCATGTTTACCATTAGTTCAGCACAGTACAGAGAATAGCCATTTCTGCAGAACatagcattaaaaatatacatgaaaTTAATAcgtacacatatatatatatatatatgaattgaACATATCCCAAACACATCATATAtacagtgcattcagaaagtattcagacccccttcacttttttcaatttttttatgttgCAGCCTATTACTACAattgtttaaattcattttttttctcattaatctacctcataatgacaaagtgaaaaacagattttagaaatgtctgtaaatgtattaaaaagaaaaaaacagaaatatcacatttacatcagtattcagaccctttgcaaCAACacttgaaatttagctcaggtaCCTCCCATTTTTCTTGATCACTGCTGAGATGTTTCTACACCTTGAGTGGAGTCCACCTGTggtaaaataaattgattggacatggtttggaaaggcacacacctcTCTATAAAAGGCCTCACAGCTGACAATGCATATCAGAGTGAAAACCAAGCCAAAGGAACTGCTCgcagagctcagagacaggattgtatcgaggcacagatctggggaagactacaaaacaatttctgctgcactaaaAGTTCCCAAGAGCACAGTGGCTTCCATAATTCtcaaatggaagacgtttggcaCAACCAGTACTCTTCTAAGAGCTGGTCGCTcagccaaactgagcaattgagagagaagggccttgtctagactggtgaccaagaacctgatggtcactctagttgagctccatgatcatatatgcagatgggggaacctacagaaggacaaacatcactgcaacactccactgatctgggctttatggtggtgtggtgtggtgctgtttttcagcggcagggactgagggacacATCAGAGTTGAAGAAAatctcaatgcaccaaaatatagagatagccttaatgaaaacccagtccagagcattcagaacctcagactgggccgaaggttcaccttccaacatgacaaggaccctaagcacacagccaaGACAACACAGGAGTGGCTTagggacaactctgtgaataTCCTAGAGTgacccagccagagccctgattTGAACCCTATCgaacatctctggagagacccgAAAATGGCCGTCCACCGACgtccccatccaacctgaccgAGCTTGAGAAGATTTGCACAGAAGAATGGCAGAAAATCCCCCAATCCAGCTGTGCAAAGCTTGTTGTGTCATAcccaaaaagacttgaggctgtaattgttgccaaaggtgcttcaactaagtactgagtaaataaaaaatacttatgtaaatgttatatttcagttttttctttttaacaaatttacagacatttctaaaattctgtCTTTACTTTGTCGTTATGAGGTAGATTaatgataaatttttttttttttatttaaacaactgtagtatcaggctgcaacataaaatttaaaaaaaagtgaagggggtctgaatactttctgaatgcactgtaTATAGACAAGAACAACTAGTGAATTTCAAAATGGTCACCAacattctatttctattctaacaGCAGCATATCTTGGTATAATGAACAAGACTTTGGTAAGATAAGACAGCATAAGCCACGCAAAACAAATGCTTCGTTCTTAGTGGTTTGAAACATACGGTGGTGGTTTGGTTGGCCGGCCATCAAACTTGTCCTTGAGCTGCCGTTCAGCCTTGGTCAGGACAGATTTGACATGTTCCTCAGAGTTTGAATCCGGATGAGCTTCAAGATACACTCTCATGCTGTCCTGTATGAGAAAGCAATATTTCACAAGTTAACGATGTCTTTTATCCCTCTAATTGACCAAGACTTCATCATTTTAGCTTCAATGAGAACACCAAGAGATACCGCATAGTGTTTCTGCAACTCTAGAGCTTTGCTGATCCATTTCAGCCTCTTTTTGTCTGATAATTGGGACCACTGTTTACGTAATGCTTCCTTCAGCTCCTTCTGGCTTACCTACAAGCATCAGACATGGAAAAGTGAGTGTAGGTCTTTCCATAAACAGTTAAATCTGAAATCCtctcaaaaataagaaaaaaacattaattgaattaTGTAAATGAGTGACAAGCTGGACTTGGATTCGGTTACACAGCTCTTTGTACTTGCTATGACAACAGTAAGATTCTACTAAGACTATGACCACTAGGTTTCCCCCCCTCCTGCCAAACTCTTTTTACCTCCGGGTGAATTTTCATGTAGGCCTTCTTCTCATGGTTGTACCATAGCTGCTGAGGGGTCTTGGGCTTCTCTGGGAGGTCTGACTTCTTTCTCTCTTCTATTAAATCTGGGTGGTCCTCTCTAAACACAATAGAAGCTTCTCACTGAATCGCCAATAAAAAAACTGTCATACATGTGTTAGATATTTTTGTGCAGACTGGAACGTGGACACTAACTTGAATCTTGCCATGTTCTTCTCAAAagcctctttctctctctggaaCTCTTGAATGTACTTCAGCTGACAAAAGTAATAGTGCAAATTCAAAAGCAAAACAGATGACcttcaaaagtaatatttactGTAAGAGAAACATGACTCTTCATTCTACAAATACAAGCACTTTACctaaataaactttaaacaagAATTTAGGTTAAAATGTATAGGAATGTAAGAGAAAGTATATATCTTAGGTTTCAATTTATGTTACAATATTTACCGTTGGTAATCATTGCTATTTAAATTGTCCTTTGGTGAGATCAATTAATACtgatatacaaatattttcaatCAATGTGAGATtataagtattatttatatactattaaagtatttgtatattttttaattagattttatttttcatatttaatatttaaattttagtttaggTTTCAATCAATTTGTTATCTAGGCtacttttgtaattttactacatttttatatttctgtagcTTTGCTatagaatttatttcagtttcacttttagtcattttagtatttcaatttatttatttgccaatGCACCATTTCTCATTTAAGTTATTTGTCTAATGttgttttacattatttcaaCTATTTCAATCGAAAGTGTTTTAATAGTCATAATAGTTTAATAGTCTAACGAATAGTTAACAAAACTCCAACAACAACACTGAGTTGCATGCATATTAGaaacaaaataagtaaaatacaGTTTCAAGTATAACATGTCACACATTAAAGGACACTTCCCAAAAATTTCCCAAAAGCGTTTTATGTCAGCTACCCCAAAAAAACGAACCTTTTTCTTTTCAGGAAgctctttgtattttttagacAAAATCTTGGTGAGATCCAAGTTGCTCATCTCGGGATGGATTTTTGCATATTTGGCTCGCTTCTCCATAAAGAAGCGAAAATAGGGAGTGAGGGGTTTCTTTGGGAAGTCTGGATGTGTCTAAAACAgaagtaaatgcattaaacactATATAGCCTTTTAGTTGACAGCACATCAGGCTAAAACATGACATATTAAGAAAAAAGAGAACATTAAATATTGAGACCTTCTTTTACTTTAGCAATCTCACCTTCAGCTTTTTCCCCTTGTAAGGGTTCTTCACAAATTCAATGGCATCAACAATGAGCTCTGTCATCGTTCTGTATTTACGCACCTAGGGTGGGAAAATCGTTACACAACTCCAATGAATGAAggcaaataataattttaacgttctgtttattattaagCTGGCAAAGCTCAATGTAAAATAATCTTTACATGGACAATCTAAAGAAAGTGTCTTtaacataaacatttattacagCTATTTGGAAAACAGGCACATTATTGCTTTAGCTCACTGGAATTTGGCTCACCTCGGTGGAAACTTTCTGCCATTTCTGCTTACACATGTCTCCAGTGAAACCCCCAAACCCCACCTTCTCCCAGTCAAAATGAGACTCTGTGGTTTTATACTTCATCGTGTCTCCATCAGGTAGCAGACTGCGTATCCTCTCCAACAGTGTCAGACAGTCCTCTTTGCTCCATGTATCTGCAACTAAGAAAAACAGTGCACAATGATCCATTAAGCATGTTGAATGGGCAAAACCAGAGGTTGTTTATTCTGAATATAACTgtagtgtgtctgtgtgaattTGCCCATCATGGACAGCATGCGAGCGTACCTGACTCACTTTTGAGTCGTCCTGTCTGGGTGCCAGACACACTGGTGCTGCCAttcatgatgacagaattcactAAGATCCACCTTGACACTTCACTGGCCAAGTGGCTACAtagagaaaacaagacaattcaAAGTGAGGCTGTAAATATGGGTTACTGACTGAATATGGCAAACCTTTTCAACATTTATCCATTTAAACTAATATCTACTTCAGTTACTAGCAATTTTTTAATTACTAGTAATTCAACAGTGACATCCATTAGATACCAGTTCTTATTCCTTTgctactacactgtaaaaaaaaggaaagttgagcgaacttaaaaaaacattttttaccagcttcagcagatttttgagtttgctcaagttgtttttgtgggagattctcacatttttgttgtataaacttaaaacaacaagttgagaaaactcaaaaatctgctgaagtttgttgccttaaaattttaagttggctcaacttttttttttttacagtgtagtcacTATGCCAATGTCTAATAAgagttatttattaaatattaatacatatttatgaaatattagtACATATTCCTTTAACTGTTACTACTAAAAGAATAGAATCTTGAAAGTAACAATTGCTTTTTGACTTGtcatatgtaataaataatctggaaataatttaattaaaatttatacTCGAGATACTATTTGAATTGTTACAAGTAATTAAAGAATAAGCAGCATTACAACCAAATTAATAGTTACTAGTAAACTGGAATAGGCACAATCAACAACTGAAATACATGGTAGCTGGAAAAGAATAGTTgatattagtgttgtcaaaagacccggtacttcggtaccaagtcggtactaaaaaagtgaaaacgtaACGGTAccaagttttttttaagtaccggtggtaccgagtacccggtcaaccagTTCTTGGCGTGCGGCCCGATGATTTCCGTGATGCAGAaagcggacggaatctcggaatccagttataaaagcggaatttacagtttagcacggaatggtCACGgagtttgtcaaagtttggatgaattaatcaaaagtaggtcattgcacttaaatcaaatcgcgacatggactagtatctgtaaatattaagctgcaaaagtcgattcaaatatgaatccgcatgttctgcgagtctctgtgtgagtgaatgaatggcagaggcagcggtttttgtttttactacatacactgaagcgcctggcgctcgcggtgattcatcatctgccgtctcaatgaggacataaatacataaacaacatctacagaactgctctgagagtcccctcgcgagcattttaccgtttcattgagtaaaaccagcgtcatatcatatagctacacagaaatgtaaaggtattcacggcaacccgtcaaaataaaagttcatcttaaagacattgtgccagaaatataattatatatatatatatataattatttattttatttattttttttttttttttaaagaagtcacaatatttcttccatatttttattttaattgtaaatcccctttatttaacaaaacaatacaatgtgtttcaatttaattaattaaaagacaaattaaatttgggtgaaacttgtttactgtttttcatacttttattacttgcggaaaaacttgaaactcaatttaaataaagtataaagaatggcattgatttttgtacatttttatttttgtttgactttattaaaaatagtgtgttttttttaattagcatgtggtaccgaaattggtaccgagaaccgtggattttgactggtatcggtaccgaatactgaaattttggtaccgtgacaacactagttgATATCCtgagagaattaaaaaaaaaataataatattttttttttatttgttaccaGTAACATTGGAATAGTTATATGTCATATTGAATGGAGGAATAAGTACTAGAACtaaaattatgttaaaatactcAACAGATTTTCACTTCATTCCTATTACAAGCAATATAAACAGCatatatgtttaatatttgCCCTTTACCTTTGTTAGATTTATTAATTAGAGTGCTACAACCTTGTGCGAGAATGGCAGGGGCAGAAGCACAAAACTCACACTCTTACAGAGtctctctctcccacacacacgcacataaacacacatactaGAAGCAGGCCCAGACAATAGGAGGACAGAGTGAAGGTACACAAGACCTACAATTTCCACCCTTTTATTACCCCGGGGTCCAATGGACCCGAACATCCTGTATGCAATATAAGCGTGTAGTGGGGTGTAAAAAGTGTGGTCACTGAAAATTGGTTCTGATAATATGTTCTTCAAAGAAAATGAGCCAAGGCCAATAAGTGCGAGTTTGCAAAAATAATTAACTGTATAGTTTTTCTTTTGACAAAAAGTGAAAACGGGTCCGAACACCATACAAGGGTTAATGGAGCTTTTAAAAAGTACAGAAAACATAAAAGTAACAATTAACATGAACAGAAGCTAGTTAGTTTTAAGGAATAAATGTATTGCCACAACACAGAGGAGATTAGTGACATAAAATCTCCTTAATAAACGAGTGATTCAATTTTGTGAAAGGTCGTCTAAACTGTGATCAGATTTATGAATATTCTGGATGTCAGCACTGCCACCCAGAGGAACACGTGCCCATGCTCCGCCTCTGGACCACCTCGACGCGGACGCGTCATTACGCCGCGGCCAGACAGTGCATCAGCGGCGGCGGCGGCGAACGGTAAGAAACCATCACAATGATGCCCTAACCGCACATTTCCAATGCCTATTCATGAACAAACCGCGAGTTTCGTCTAGGTTCACCTATAGCGAACGGCTAAGCAAAGCATCGAGGAAAGGACCGACAACTATCCGGGCTTCCAGCCCGATTCATGCCACGATTTGAGGATGCGAGAGAAACGCACGTACACGGTGTCGGGGGTCATCTTGGCGAGGAATGGCAGGAAAGACTTTCCTTTGGGATTATGTAACCACGAGCAGCGAGATGTGAGGACGAGCACGACCCTCGCTAAAGTGCACCAGTGTCCCGGAAGCCTCGGTTTCTCCTCCCGTTCTCCGCGAGCGCTCTCTATTTACATGCTGCCAGTACAGCACATTCATAGGCGAGTACTTCACtatatgcataaaaatattacagaaatgttattttttgatCCATATGACACTATAACACATACGGTTtgctttttaaagaattaactGATTTTATAACTATAAAACCATtataactgattacatttcatgtaatttgtgtatatttcaaattaaataaatacgaACACATTTTAAGTTTGGGATTCGGTATTATGTTAAGCAAAGACTCGTGTGTGTGCTTTTATATACTTTGCCAGTATCACAATATGTGCTGTATTGTGTGTTATGGTGTGTCATGTCATTTAGCGAGCAACATCACCGGGAAGTGTCAGTGAAGTGTCACCCGCGTAACTTCTCGAGCTGTGGCGTCGCTGCGCGCCCGCACGAGGCGCCGGTTTCCCGGTTACAGTGTCATCCCCGCCCGCGCGCAAGGTCAACCGAGCCAGAAGAGATAAAAACACGGAAAATCTAATTTTCTTCAATATTGGAGACTTTCTGGTAACAATAAACCATTATTGGCCGTGTTATGTTCAAGAGGTGTTGGACTAATCACTTCTGACAAAATATGGCAACAAGTAAACTGTCCAGAAATGCATTgtgctttattaaaattaatgtcaGAAACAAGTCTCCGcatatttactttaataattTGTGTGATGGTCACTCTAACCGATTACATAAATTAGTGTAAAATACGTTTCTTGTAGCGCACCGACCGTTAGTCT
This portion of the Onychostoma macrolepis isolate SWU-2019 chromosome 02, ASM1243209v1, whole genome shotgun sequence genome encodes:
- the ubtfl gene encoding upstream binding transcription factor, like isoform X4 produces the protein MKRHLASEVSRWILVNSVIMNGSTSVSGTQTGRLKSESVADTWSKEDCLTLLERIRSLLPDGDTMKYKTTESHFDWEKVGFGGFTGDMCKQKWQKVSTEVRKYRTMTELIVDAIEFVKNPYKGKKLKTHPDFPKKPLTPYFRFFMEKRAKYAKIHPEMSNLDLTKILSKKYKELPEKKKLKYIQEFQREKEAFEKNMARFKEDHPDLIEERKKSDLPEKPKTPQQLWYNHEKKAYMKIHPEVSQKELKEALRKQWSQLSDKKRLKWISKALELQKHYADSMRVYLEAHPDSNSEEHVKSVLTKAERQLKDKFDGRPTKPPPNGYSLYCAELMVNMKDVPSTERMVLCSKQWKMMTQKEKDMFQKRCEQKKKQFEIDIQRFIESLPEEERERVLIEEKLGGTKLNIAGAGSPLRAKSPSVKERCRDPELDQWAHGLSKEKRDGKKKTRLPETPKTPEEMWQQSVIGDYLAKYRSDRKKAQNAMDAAWKAMEKKEKISWIKKAAEDQKRYERELLEMRTALSGQGQRKPKFDGEPKKPPVSGYQMFSQELLTNGELNHFSLKERMVEIGKRWHKLSQSQKDKYKKQVEEQQLEYKAELDAWVKSLTPQERAVYKEFSSTKRRSTTKARGPGAKVRVTKGKAVGARAATVGPGGGKRSMAYRAKQDTSDSDEDDEKTDTSDSEDEDDESSGSTDSDDDDEDDENEDDDDDDDDDDDDQSDGSSSSSSEDSIDSDSD